CCTCATGATCAGCATCGGCATGAGGTACTCGAAGAGCGTCGCGCTCCACGAGAGGAGCGTGGCCCTCCCCTTGACGCTGGTGACGAGTCGGCCCAGGTGGAACCAGTGCGTCTCGGGAAGGTCGCCCTTGGCGATGGCGATGAAGCTGGCCAGCCTCGCCTCCGAGGCCAGCAGGTCGTAGTACGACAGGTCGAGCCGGCCTGGCCCTTCAGCATCGGCGAGGCGATAGCCAATCGACAGGATCCGACGCTGGGGGTCGTAGAGGAACCGGAAGTTCATGCCGTCGGCGAACGCCGCGGCCCGACGGGCCAACTCCTCCGCCCGCCCGACGAGGTTGGTCGCCGACGCGCCACGCCGACCCACGTGACGCAGCCCTTCGGCCAGCGTCAGCAGCGCGCCGGCCAGGTTCCCGCTATCGACCGTCGACACGTACCGCGGTGGAAGCGGAGCGAGGTTCTCGGTGTCGTACCAATTGAGCAGATGGCCTTCGAAACGTTCGAGGCCTTCGATACTGGTGAGCGTCGCCTCGATCTTCTGCAGCAGCTCGCCGGTCTGGATGAAGCCGAGGTCATGAGCCGCGAGTGTGGAGAGGAGCCCCATGCCGATGTTGGTGGGCGAGGTGCGGTGAGCCACCCTGGGCTCTGGCGTCTCCTGGAAGTTGTCCGGGGGCAGGCCGTGGTCCGCCGGCCCCATGAACGTCTCGAAGTACCGCCAGGTCTTGCGCGCCACCTCCCGGAGGAACTGGCTGTCCTCCGGGGTCAGCTCGCGACGGCGCGGCGCCACGGGCCGGCTCAGCCAGTACGCGACCAACGGAGCGAGGGCCCACAGCGCCAGCACCGGCACGGCCGTGACGAGGGCCCCCGGACGCACGAGCGCGACGAGGACGAGGCCAGCCAGGGCAATCGACGGGCTCGCGGCCATCTCGACGAGATAGAGCCGTGGGCCGCCCCCGCTCACCAGTCCGGCACCGCGGGCGCCACTGGCCGCAGCCGTCTCCCACTGAAGCAGGCGACGTCTGGTGACCACGAGACGGGCGAGCGTGACGAGGATGGCGTGCGCCATCTCGTAGGCCTGGTTCGCGACGAACGTGAGCTGCAGCGACGCCTGCGCGAGCGCCGTCTTCATGTCGTCGGACAGCACGCGCAGGAACACGCGCCCCGGTTGCGGCGAGGAGGGGCCAGCCACGACCTCGAGGATCAGGGGAAAGAGGGGAAACGACAGACCGGCCAGCACGGCGGCCGTCCAGATGGCCGGGTGTCCGGGCAACACCGTCCACGCGAGGAGGAGCAGGAGGACCGTGGCGGGGGCCAGCAGGCTGCGCCGCAGGTTGTCGAAGATCTTCCACCGCGAGATGAGCGGCAGGCGATTGCGCTGGAGGCCAGCGCGGGTGGGGACGAGGGGCAGGAGCCAGGCGAGGATCTGCCAGTCGCCACGCACCCAGCGGTGCCGCCGCCGTGCATGTGCGAGCACGCTCGAGGGATAGTCGTCGACCACCTCCACGTCGGTGACGAGCGCGGTGCGCGCGTGGACGCCCTCGAAGAGATCGTGCGAGAGGAGGGCGTTCTCGGGCACGCGCCCCTCCATCGCCGCGATGAAGGCATCGACGTCGTAGAGCCCCTTCCCGGTGAAAATGCCCTCGCCGAACAGGTCCTGGTAGGTGTCCGAGACGGCGGTGGTGTACGGATCGACGCCCGTATGGCCGGCGAAGAGGCGAGCGAAACGCGAGCCGGCGGCGCTCGCCATCGTCACGCTGACGCGCGGCTGCAGGATGCCGTACCCCCTGGTGACGCGGCCAACGGACACGTCGAACAACGGGCGGTTCAGCGGATGCGCGATGATGCCGACGAGCTTCTTCGCGGCGTCGCGGGGAAGGCGCGTGTCGGAGTCGAGGGTGATGCAGTAGCGCACGCTCGGAAGAACGGAGTCGTCGCCGACGTGCACGTGGAACGTCGTGTCCGTGGCACCCCGGAGCAGCCGGTTGAACTCCTCGATCTTTCCCCGCTTGCGCTCCCACCCCATCCACGTCTGCTCCTGGGGGTTCCAGCGGCGGACGCGGTGGAAGAGGAAGAAGCGGTCGGCGCGCCCAGCCCCGTAACGGGCATTGAGCGCCTCGACACCCGACCGCGCGGCCGAGAGAATGGCCTCGTCCTGCGGCATCTCGCGCGCCAGCGCGTCGGTGAAGTCGCCGAGGATGGCGAAGTGAACGCAGGGGTCCAGGTTGCCGAGGGCGACGACCTCGATGTGCTCGATCAACTGGTTGACCTGCGGCACGCTCGTGAGCAGCGTCGGCACGACCACCATGGTCCTCGAGTTCGCGGGAAGGTCGCCCTGGAAGTCGAGCCGTGGCAGACGTCGAGGGGGCGCGAGACGGGCGGCGAGCCGCTGAACGAAGGCGATAGCCACCTCGCTCGCTGGCAGCAGGAGCAGCACCGCCGTCCACGCCGCTGTCGCGGGCGTCCCACCCATCGCTCCAACGTATGCCAGGCCCAGGGCGACGAGCGACGCCGTCAGGAGCCCGATCGATCCAAGGTACGCCGCCGTCGCGTGGGCGAACACGAGACGCCTGAACCGCCTGGCGAGGCTCGGCCGGTAGGCCAGATCGGTCTCGAGGTCGGGCCGGCGCGGTCCGATGAGGTGGTGGCCCACGTGCGCAGCCCGACCGACCGAGGACCCGGCTTCGGCCGCCACCCGGGCGCTCTCGACGGCCCGCAGGCCGACCCGCACCTGGGCCTCGCCGCTCGCCGGGGCCAGTTCCTCGACCGCCTGGCGGTAGCGGTCGCGACTGAGGAAGTCCATGCTTCCATAGACGCCCGCCGGGTCTCGCTGCAGGACACGTTCGACCAGGCTGACGGCCTCGAAGTGGTGGCTCCAGTCGAGCGTGGCGCACAGTCGAAGACTCGTGATGACGTTGGCCATCGAGACCTGGGCGGCCGCCTGGTGCTGATGCTCGCCCCGAATCGCGTCCTCCGACGTCATGTGCTGCGCGGCGAGATGGTCCTCGACGATCGCGCGCACGGGCGACAGGCGGAGGCCGAACTCGCGCACGCGTTCGAGGAGGCGCACGAGGTAGGCCGTGGGGAGCGCAGGAGCCAGCGCGGGAACGTCGGCCAGGCCCGCGGACTCGATGCTCGCAACGTAGGCGTCGGCGGCCCACCGCGCCTCCCGGGCCTCGAGCGCCTCCTCGGCCAGTCGGCGCAGGTTCTCGATGAGAGCCAGCTTCAGCATGCTGGGCCAGGCCCACAGCTCGCCGATCGTCAGGGGCGCCACCGTCTGGAAGCTGTTCAGGAAGCGAACGAGCTGGTGGCGATCGAGGCGGCTGTCGCTGTGCCGGATGAGTTCGACGGCCAGGGCGTAGACCCTGGCGTGGCCCGCGAGCTCACGCAGCGCGAGCTTCGGAAGCTCGCGATAGTAGCCCCTGGGCAGGTCGCGACGAACGCCGAGGATCTCCGACGTGACCAGGTGGAAGTTGTCGAGCAACCATTCCCCCGCCGGCGTCACGAACGCTCCGCGATGCACGTCGTCGGCGAGGACGCGGTAGGCCTGATTCAGGACACGAGCGTTCTCCTGGAACCTCGGGAAGACACTCCTCGCAAGACGCCTGGGGCTCGGGTCGACCGTGAAGCGGGCGGCGAGGGCCTTCGCCCGCTCTTCCAGTCGTTCGATGCTCAGGAGCTCGTCGCGGAGGGGCTTGTCGGCCCTCCGCCGTGAGCGGCGACCCAACAGACCGAACAGCACGGTGGACACGCTCCTCATGGCGGGTGCCGGCACCACCCGCCGGCACGCCGGGAGGTCATGTCCCTGTCGTGCCTCAGGTCGTGCATGGGCCGATCAGCGCCCTCCCGCCCGAGTCGCCGGCTCGGCCTCGCGCTCGAACAGGACACTTCGCGCCGGGAAATTGACGGTCGCGGTGGCGGCCGGCGAGCATCCACGCCTCCGATTGCGCCGACCGGAGCGCCGTCGGGCCCGCACCTCCCACCATGCTCGCTCACTGCGCGCGGGCTCGGGCAGCGGGAACCCGCGGAGACCTTCGATCGGCTCGAAGGTCAGGACGACCCGGTCCGCGAACGGATCGCGCAGGTAACCACGCAGACCGACTCATGGCTGTTCACTCTACGAAGGACACGACCCACGCGGCTGTTCCCGATTGCACAGGCGAGCGGGGGCGGGTCGAGGGTGTGCACAACGGCACAGTCCCTCGGGTGGTCTCTCTGTATGCTGCAACCGACGGCCTTCGTCCGAAGCCGAGGGCAACCACCGCGGACGTGCGCGTCGCCCTCGCGCCGACCGCAGGGACGAAAGACAGGGAACCTGTATGAAGTCAACCAAACAGCCCGTCGAACCGACACCGCGACCCGCGTTCGACGTGGAGACGTATCTGGAATCGAGCGGCGCGGCGCGGCGGATCGTCAAGTACAAAAGGGGCGAGGTCGTCTTCTCACAAGGCGACCGCAACCACGACGTGAAGTACGTTCAAAAGGGCGCCATCAAGCTCTCGGTGCTCTCCCGCATTGGCAGGGAAGCCGTCGTCGCGATGCTCGCCCCGGGCGATTTCTTCGGCGAGGGCGCCCTGGCAGGCCAGTTGGTGCGCATCGGGACGGCCACTGCCATGGTCGCGAGCACCGTCCTCAGCATCGAGAGAGACGCGATGGTCCGGCTGCTGCACGACGAGCACACCTTCTCGAACCGGTTCATCTCGTACATGCTGGCGCGGAACATCCGCATCGAGGCGGACCTAGTCGACCAGCTCTTCAACTCGAGCGAAAAGCGGCTCGCCCGGACGCTGCTGCTGCTCGCGCGTTACGGGCAGGTCAATCCCGAGCGAACGGTCCCGAGAATCTCCCAGGAGACGCTCGCGGAGATGATCGGCACGACACGAAGCCGGGTGAACTTCTTCATGAACAAGTTCAAGAGGCTCGGGCTCATCGATTACAACGGCAGCCTCACGGTCAACAGTTCGCTGCTGAGCATCGTCCTGCACGACTGACGCGCCGAGTGGGTGCCAGCAGAAGACTTGCCGCAGCGCCGCTCGCCGAGCACGCCCCGGCGCATCCGCGGGCGACGTCATCAGGACTGGCTGGCGCCTATTTCTGTGTCGAGCGAAGCTCTTTCAGACGCACCAGCGCCGCCTCCTTCAGCACGCTGGCGTCGGCGGCGATCTTCCGCTCACCGGCTCGTTCGATGCGGGGCACGCGGCGATCGAGCGCGACGATGAGGGCCTCCAGATCGGCAGTGACGCGATCACAGTCGGGTCGAGCGTTCTCTTGCCGAGTCGAGTTCTTGGGCATCTACCACGTCCTGTCGACCTCGTCGCACCCCGACAAGGCCGGCTCGCCCCCCGCTGGAGGTCCACGCCGGGGCCAGGCATCCGCGAGCCATGCTGCCTCGCCCCCGACGGCGACGACCGCGGCACGTTCCGGCCCAATCGCTCGGTGCGTCACCTCGCGGCGGCCTCGTCATCGACGCAGCCGTTGGGACTGCTCCGTGTCGTAGAGGACGCCTGCAATCGACCGAGATGGTCGTCCGGTCCGCCGGACCGCCAGCAGGATCGTGAACAACGTGAACACGAACGTGTTCAGCCAGGCGAGGCCCGAAAGTGACAGCCACTGTGGCACCGCAACAGCCCAGACGACCAGTGTGATCGACAGCCAGCCCAGTGCCAAGACTCCGTATGTGAGGTTCTTGCTCATGATCCAGCGTATCCCGCGGATTGGCGGGCCCGCTGTGCACATTTGCACAGCGGCGCAACGGCCTCTTCGTCGCGCGCTGCCAGGGCAGGTGGCCTCGCCGGTTGACGCGGAACGGATTGAAGGCCAGCGTTTCAAGGCGCAACGAAGGGGAGCGCGTGGGATGGCTGACCCGTCCGACAAGAGGAGACAGGCCTGCCTCCGCGCGGACGCCGGGGTCAGCGGCGGCCGCTGACGTTACCGGTCGCTCGGTCCGCCCAGCAACTCGTCGAGCCACGCCACCCACTCGGTGCGCGTCGGCACGCCGGTGACGCGATGGCCGTTCACGAAGAAGGTCGGCACGATCTTGATCTCGAGCGTCTCCGCGTCGGCCACGTCCCGGTCGATGGCCGGACGGTGCTCGCCGCTGTCGAGGTCGGCTGCCAGGCGCGCGGCGTCGAGCCCCGCTTGTGCCGCCATCCCGAGCAGGCCCTCGCGAACGAGCGCGTGCTGGTTGTTCAGCACCATCTCGCGCATGATCCAGAACCCATCCTGCGCACCCGCGGCAACGATGGCTTCGTGGGCGACGTGCTGGTCTGGCATGTGCGGGTTCGGGCGGTGCTTGAAGACGTGACGCACGTGGTCGCCATACTGTTCGAGCACCGCGTCGAGCACGACGGCGGCCGCGCTGCACGCCTCGCTCGCCAGATCGCAGAACTCGACGACGACGATGGGCGCGTCGACGGGCCCGCGTGACGGAGCCCCTTCGACCGACACGGCGATCGATGGCGTCTCGCCGAGTCTCGGCAGGGGCAGCTCCTGGCCCGCCGCTGGAACGACCGTGGCGCACGTCACGATGCTGGCGGCCGCGAGCGCGGCCAGACTTCCCTTCGTCCTCGTCTTCATCGCTGTTCCACCCATGTCCGCACGATCGATTCGAGCATGCCCGGTTCGTTCAGGACGCCGGCCACCTTCCACGCCACCTGGCCGTTGGCTACGCCGAAGAGCACCGGCGAGCCGGTGAGCCCGAGCGCCTGCCACGCCTCGCGGCGGTCGTCGGCCGCCCACGCGAGGCCAGGCGGCAGCACGGTCTCCCACCGCGCCATGTACTCGCGCGCGCGGTCGAGTGGCGCCGCGACCAGGACGACCAGGTGCGCCTCGAGGCCCTGCACCTGCCACTCGTCGAGCGCCACGAACAGGCGCTCGGCCGAAGGGCTGCCGGGCACCACGTACACCACGAGCGCGCGCGAGCTGGCACCAATCGAGGCGCTCGTCCAGCGTCCGCCCTCAGGAGCGGCGACGCTGAACGGGGGCCATGGTTCGGAGGCGGCCGCGGGCGCCACGGTGCCGCCAACCACGCACGCCGCCAGGGCGGCCCTCGCTATCCATTGAGTCATCGTCATTCGCCTCTGACACGCCTCCGCCGGGGCCCACGCCCCGGCGCTACGACCTATCACCGCCTAAGCCGGGGCTCAAGCCCCGGCGCGCCCCGTAGCGGCAGGGGCTTCAGCCCCTGTCGACCCTCGCTCGCCCCGGCGCTACTGGGGCGGCAGCACGAAGTTCACGATGGCGGCGCGTTCGGCGGCCGTGAGGCCGGCGAGCGCCGCCGGATCCGTCAGGTTGACGAGCGCCTCCGCCTGCGTCGTCGCGCCCGCCTGGTCGCCCGGCGCCCGCTGCACGGCGAAGTGCATGACGATCGCCGCACCGCCCGCGGGCACCAGCACGTCGTAGTCCGCCTGGAGCCGATCGTTGCCATCCGGCCCGACGATGGCCGTGCCTCGCACCGGCGCTGCTCCGACGCCGTTGAAGACGTGCGCGAGCAGCGGGGCGGTGGAGTTCGACCGGTTCTCGTCGGTCATTGCATAGGTGCCGCCGGTATCGGCCGGAGCGACCAGCACCCGCGTATTGCTGTCCGAGCCGAGATTGCTCTCGACCCGGAGGCGGATCGGAAGCGCCGTCGCGTTTGGATTCGACACGATCTCCAGGTACCTCGCGAACCCACCGGCTCCCGGCACGAAGACCTTGCGGGTGAGGACCAGCCCTCTGTAGGTTGCCGCCGGTCCGACGATCGCCTGACGGTCAGACGCCTCGAGCACGGCGAACGACGGACAGCAGAAGCTGCTGTTCTGGAACCGGAGACGGTACGCCCCGTCGTAGGCATCGCTCAACGCCCGGTCGACCGTGCCTCCGTCGCCCAGCCTGCCGTCGGACTGTACGTCGTAGCGGAAGCCATCCGCGCCATCGAGGTTGACGTCGAACTGCACCCCGAGCGGCAGGCGCATCTCGAGCGCCAGGGTGCCACCTGGCGAGAGCACGCCCGATCCCACCACGTAGCGCTGCGCGCTCGAGTCGTAGAAGTACGCCACGACCGGTCCCGCCGGCACGCTGCCCACGTTGATGCGCCCGTCGCCGTCGGTGATGCGCGACAGACTGAAGTACCCGAGGGGACCGTTCGACCCGAAGGCCTCGACCTGGACGTACTCCGAAGCCCTGGGCAGGCCATCGCTGTTGAACGCCTGAAGCTGCAGTTGGCCCACGGTGTCGAACGCGACGTTCAGCACGAGCGGCGTCGTCTCGCTCGCCAGATCTCCGCTCGCGCTCGCATACGTGTAGAGGTTGTTCACGCTGTCATAGGCATACGCCTGCACGTACACTGGCCCGAGCGGCACCCGGAGGAACTCGAAGTTGCCCTGCTGGTCTGTGGAGGCGTACTGCTCCCAGCGCAGCCCGTCGCTCACGAGATAGAGGGAGTCGAAGGCGATGGGCTGTCCCGTCAGGCCGGTCAGCGTGCCGCGCACCGTGCCCGTGGGCGGCATCTCGAAATCGAGCTCGACGGTCGATGTCGTCGAGGCAACCGTGACGGTCGTCGACGCCTGCAGGCCGTAGTTGTCGTCCTGCGCGACGATCCGGAAGGTCCCCGCTGGCACTTCGAAGATGAAGTACTGGTTTTCGACCGTCCGGAACTGATTGAACGTTCCGTTCGGTGTCTCGACGTACACCGACGGCGACGACACCGGTGTACCGTCGGCGTAGGTCACGCGCCCGGTGATCGTGCTGATCGGCAGCACGACGTCCTGCTCGATCGCCGCGCCCTGTCCTGGCAGGACAATCGGCGTGTCGACCCCCAGCCAGTTCCACGGGGTGTAGACCCGCAGCAGGAGCGACCCCGCCGGCGACAGGACCGTGCGGGTGTATCTGGATTCGTTGTCGGCGTTGAACCCCACCAGATACGACGTGCCGCCTCCGGGGAGGACCTCGTAGAGCTCCAGCCAGACCTGCCCCACGGGGGTCACTCCGTCGCCAGCGAACACGCGCCCGCTCAGCGTGCCGACCACGCCCGGCATCACGACATCGAGCGTCACCGGCACGTCGGGCGCCGGCGCCGGCGCCGTGACGTCGACGGTCAGTCCGCCGCTCGCCGTGCCGCGCAGCACGATGCCGTCGGTGCTGACGAACACGTTGAGGAACTCGAAGTTGCCGCTGGCGTCGCTCGTTCGACTGAGCAGCGACAGCCCCGACGGCGTGCGCAGCTGCACCGACACGCCCGGCACCGGCGTCGCACCGTCGGCGCCGTAGACGCGGCCGCGCACCGTCGTCCGGACGACCGGCAGCGCCACGTTCACGGTGCGCGTCTCGCCGTTCACCTCGAAGACGTCAGCGACCTCGGCGTTCAGGCTGCTGTTGTTGGGGTGGCGCGCCTGGACGATGAAGCCCTGCGCGCCTGTCGTGATCGCGTTGGGGACGGTCGTGTAGCTGCCAGTCGACGAGGTGAACAGGCTCCGCAGCGACGTGCGGTCGGCCGCGTTGAGGATCAGCACGCTCGAGGAGGGCACCGGCGTCACGCCGTCGGCCGCCGTGACGAGACCTGCGACGTGGCCCGTGGTGATGAGCGCCGTGATCTGAATCGGCACGACCAGCGCGTCGTCGGCCGCCGTGATCACACCCGTGTCCTCGGCGAGCGTGAAGCCGGTGCTCGCGTTGCGGACACGTATCGTGAAGACGCCCTGGGGCATCGACGGGACGTCGAGCTGCCCGTTGGCGTTCGTCGTGCCGCGGTTGGTGAAGAACGTGCGCGAGGCGTCGGCCGAGTCGATCCGCAGGCCGGGCAGCGGGTTCCCGCTGCCGTCGACCACGGTCACCCGCACGGTGGCGAGCGCCGGGTAGCGCACGTCGACCACCAGTTCCTGGCCGTCGGACGCCAGCACGTTGCCCGGGTGATCGAGGAAGAGCGCGGTCGTCGTCGGGTGGTAGGCCCTCAGCGTGAACGACGGGCCGACCTGAACGAAGTCGAAGGCGAAGACGCTGCTGGCATTCGTGAAGTTGTTACGCGTCGAGATGCCGGTGGCGATGAGGTCGACGCGCCGGTTCGTGCCGGCGAGCGCCCCCGCCGGCGTCGACACCGTTCCGGTGATCCGCCCGTACGGAGGCAGCGTCAGCGTGAGCGGGACCACCGCACCAGGCGTGCCGAGGGTGACCTGCGTCTCGTCGCGCAGTTGAGAGGCGCCCGACGGATACGCTCGCACTGTGACGGGGCCGTCGACCGGCACGCTCGTGAACACCGCGCGGCCGCTCCCGTCGGTCGTGGCCGTCAGAGAGAACCGGTTGTCGAACACGTCGACGCGGATGCCAGACTGGAGCGCGCCGTTCGTGCGCTGGACGTCGACCTGCAGCGTCCCGAGACCCACGAACACCAGGTTCTGCTCGGTCGTCTGGCCGGCGACGACGGCCACCTCGAGGCGCGACTGGATGAAGGTCGCGGGCTCGTACGAATAGACCTGCCACGTCCCTTCGGGCAGATCGGGGAAGGTGAACCGGCCCGACGTGTCGGTCTGCGCGTACCGGTAGACGTAGAGCGAGGCCGTCTGACCCTCGACGTACACCCACTGGTTGGTCTGTGGCACCCCGGTGCCGCTCAGGAGCAGCCCGGTAAGCGCGCCGGTCGGCAGCAGCACCACGTCCTGCGTGACCGAGGTGCCGGCGGTCACGGTCACAGGCGTCGCGGCCGAAGGGGTGCCGCTGCCCTGCGGGTGGCTCTCCTGGGCGGTCAGCGCGAACGTGCCAACCGGGATGCCGCCGAGCACGTAGCTGCCGTCTGCGCCGATGCTAATCGACGTGGAGAACGAGGGAGACGTGCGCCGGATCTCGATGGTGCCCGAGGTGACCACGGTCCCGCTGGCCCGACGTACCGTGCCGCGGACGACCCCGAGGTTGCTGAAGACCACGTTCTGGGTCGCGGTGGTCTCGCCGACCGCGAACGTGCCCGGCGTCGCGGGCGAGGCGAACCCGGTCCTCGGATGGCTGGCGAGCAGGGTGAAGCTGTCGAGGATCACCGGCCGGCGCGAGGCGATCGAACCGGTGAGGCCGAAGTTGCCGGCGCCGTCGGTGTTCACGAACTGCTGGCGCTGGTAGAGCGGGTTGTCGCTCGTGAAGCGCACCTGGGCGAACGGCACGGGCGTCGTGCCATCGCCTTCAAACAGCCGACCGCTCACCGTGCCCGTCAGGACGGGCAGTGGCGCGACGATGCCGATGCCGTCGTTCGGCACGTCGAAGTTGCGCACCGCCCCGATCTCTTCGAGCGACAGACCGGCGAGCGCTTCCGGCGGCAGCTGCACGAGCCGTTCGGCCGAGCGCTGGGCCGCGAGGCGGCTCGTCTGCTGCGCGCCGAAGTGCATGATGGCCACCGTGCCGCCGGCGGGGACGGTGAGCCCGTCCCACGTCACGAAGAACTCGGCGTGGCTCGGCCGCAGCAGCTGGAGGCCCGTGGCCTGGACGTCGCCGGCCTCTCCGTCGAACACGAACGCGACGGGCGTGCCAGTGCTCACGCGGTACGGATCGCCGTCGGAGTTGTCGTCGAGCACGACCCAGCGATCGGGGCTCGTACCGCCGGCCTGAAGCGTGAGGTTGCCGTTCGAGGTCGCCCGCACGTCGGGCGCCCCGTTGAAGTTCCGCAAGTTCGACTTGAGCCGCAGGCCGACGGTCATCGGCGCGTCCGTCGTGTTCCTCAGGATCTCCAGGTACCGGACGAAGTAGCCCGTCGTCGGTACGAACACCTTGCGGGTGACCTCGAGGCCGGAAACGCCGATGTCCTGCTGGCGCACGACGATCTCGCGGCCGGCCTCTTCGGTCGTGCCGATGGTGGCCCCAGTGAAGCGCGTGGCCGTGCCGTTGGCCAGCACGTCGAGCAGGAAGCCGCCCTGGTTCGAGCTGAAGTCACCGCGGAAGACGCTGGCGAGGCTGTCGGTAATGGCGCCGCTGCCCGCGATCCTGAAGAACGAGTCGTTGGCATCGTAGCGGTCGACCGGCAGGGTCACCGCGTTGTTCGCCAGGTTCACGTTGATGGTGATCGTGGCGCCGTCCTCTGGCATCGTGCCGAAGGCCTCACCGAGCAGCGTGCCGGTACCGCTCGTCACGCGCACGTTACCGACCGGCACGTTCGCGATTTGATAGGCCCCGCCGGCGCCGCTCGTCGTGCTGAGGAAGCCGCCGATGTCGGGGTTGAGGCTCTGGAGCTGCACGCTCAGGCCGGAGGCCCCCGACAGGTCGGGGTTGAGTACCGCGCCCGACACGGTGCCGAGGCCGATGAACGAGACGTCGCGCCGTTCGACCTGGCCGTTCGAGCTGAGCACGACGTCGCGGACGAGGGCCCGTCGGCGCCCGGCGCCGTCGAACACGTCGAGCCGGTAGGTGCCGAGCTTGAGGTTGTCGAGGCTGTAGGCGCCGCCGGCGATACCCACGTTGTAGACGAGGAACGGGAACTGCTGGCGCGTCGCGCGCACCTGGCCGGCGTCGGCCGGCGTCGTGCCGTTCGGCAGGAACACGTCGCCCGTGATCGTGGCCGTCGGCTCGAGCGTCACCGTCACGGGCAGCTCGTCGTTGGCCGCGAGCGTGCCCGTGGCCGTGCCCGTGAGCGACAGGCTGGTCGCCGTCACGGTGAAGCTGCCCGCTAGCAGCTGCTCGAGGCGCACGACCCCGGTCGGGCCGCTCACCCCGGCCAACGAGTCGGTGATCACCGCGTTGTCGACCGTCGCCGACACCGACGCCCCCGACACAGGCTGCCCACTGGCGTCGAGCACGGCGACGACCAGCGTGCCCTGGCCGAAGAGCGTCACGTTCTGCGTGACGGTCTGGCCGCTCACCGTGAGCGCCCCCGCCACACGGCCGAGGCCGCGGTTGGCCGGGTTGCTCACCGTGAGCGTGTAGGCCCGCAGCGGCAGGAACGTGAACGCGTAGCTGCCCCCCGCGCTCGTCGTCGTCGTGAAGCGGCAGAGCGCCGGGTTCTCGAACGACAGACACGAGTCGAACGTCACGGTCGCTCCCGCGCCGACCGGCGTCGTGCCACCGAAGAGGAACACCGTACCTTGGAGGTTGCCGAACGGCGTGAGGAACACGTCGCGCGTGACGGTCTCGCCGTCGCTCGCCACGGTTCCCGACGCCGAGCCCGCCTGGTTCGTCACCGGGTCGCGGGCCGACAGCGTAAAGCTGCCGACGAACACGCCCTCGAACCGGAAGGCGCCGTCGGTCTCGGTCGTGACCGAGACCATCGGCGCCGCGCCGAACAGGCTCGTCGCGCGCAGCTCGACCACCGCGCCGGCGACCGGCGCGTTCATGCCGTCGCGAACGACGCCCTGCACCACACCGCGGCCGAGGAACACCACCGGCAGGACGATCTCCTGGCCCGTGGCCGAGACGGTTGCCGACGAGCGGCCGCGATGGCCGCCGTCACCGAACGCCTCGATGGTGTAGGTGCCGACGGCCACGAGCGGGAACTCGTACCGGCCCTGGTCGTCGGTGAACACGGTGGCTGCCAGCGGACCCGACGCG
The Acidobacteriota bacterium DNA segment above includes these coding regions:
- a CDS encoding thioredoxin domain-containing protein produces the protein MKTRTKGSLAALAAASIVTCATVVPAAGQELPLPRLGETPSIAVSVEGAPSRGPVDAPIVVVEFCDLASEACSAAAVVLDAVLEQYGDHVRHVFKHRPNPHMPDQHVAHEAIVAAGAQDGFWIMREMVLNNQHALVREGLLGMAAQAGLDAARLAADLDSGEHRPAIDRDVADAETLEIKIVPTFFVNGHRVTGVPTRTEWVAWLDELLGGPSDR
- a CDS encoding Crp/Fnr family transcriptional regulator, which gives rise to MKSTKQPVEPTPRPAFDVETYLESSGAARRIVKYKRGEVVFSQGDRNHDVKYVQKGAIKLSVLSRIGREAVVAMLAPGDFFGEGALAGQLVRIGTATAMVASTVLSIERDAMVRLLHDEHTFSNRFISYMLARNIRIEADLVDQLFNSSEKRLARTLLLLARYGQVNPERTVPRISQETLAEMIGTTRSRVNFFMNKFKRLGLIDYNGSLTVNSSLLSIVLHD